Part of the Phocoena sinus isolate mPhoSin1 chromosome 17, mPhoSin1.pri, whole genome shotgun sequence genome is shown below.
GGTACTGTAGCCAGAGCATAGGTGGAGGGGTTGACCTTTGACATGGATAAGGAACACTTTTTTCATTGAAACAAGAAGGAAGACAAAGACCGCCGGTAATTTTGTAGCTTTGGTGGCAAGAAGATCAGGACATTCCCACGggaaaacttcagttttctcaatgGAGTATTAGGTGAGGTCATTGTAACCATGTGCCTTGCATTTCTGCATGTCTTGTGAACAGAGACACTATCTTTATTCTGGAGTATCTTTTTTAAGGATATAGTACATCCTACAGACTTGGAACACAGAGACGGCATCTCCCTTTGGAGCCAAGGACAGACATGCTTCTTGTCCTGTATAATACAGATGATCTCTTTTCTGGGGTAAAAGGCAGGCTTGTggccaataaatattttaggttccCTGTGTAATGAAACCCACCCTGTGTGTAGGTGTTACCTGACCCTCTTTGCATTGGCCCAGGGCTTGAGGAACCAGCATAAATTATCATACTCAGGCTACTGCCATTACGGTaagtaataaagtcctttgtctctgacccaagcATCTCgtatcttctgccagcatccatgaaatgCAGACCAACTTGTTAAGTTACAAATAaggtaaaatctcagacccttccGCTCTGGACAGTTCTCAGCTGAGAGCAAGGGGAGGTGTGGAAGGtttgaggagaggaggaaagggaccAAACAGTTGTCTTGGACAACAGAAAACTCAGCTTACTAAGAAAAGGTTGAGTGTCCATTTGAGGTTTTTGTGGTCATGAGCTTCAAGTGAAGTGGGTCAGCTCAGTTGCTTTTGTCCTTCGGCAACATTCAGCTGCCTCCGGTGAAGGTGTGGAGAAGGCAGGCAGTCACCATATGTGTGGGCAGCCTAGCATGGTGCCGGCCGTGGGAAGCGGACACTTAGCACACACCTGCTGGGTTAAAGGAAGGGAGTGCCATTGGTGGCCCACCTCGCCTTGACCGCTGTGGTGCCTGCGGGCTGATTGCCAGACACTCTCACCTGCATTTCTTGGCCTAAAGGCTTCCTCAGCCTCCAGAGCCTCCGGCCCCCAGGTGCAGCAGGCAGGAGACATCGCCCTCCATGGGAGTAAAGACTGATCTGATAGAAGGCGGTCTGTCTCCTCTCCcagcggggtgtgtgtgtgtgtgtgtgtgtgtgtgtgtgtgtgtgtgtgtgtgtgtgtgcacgcgcgtgcACTATGCATATTCTACTTCCAGGGGCAACTGCCTTGGTAACGCAGCTTTCCCTGGCTACCGTTCCTCTGCCGTCTTATCCCTTTGCTCTCCCCTCAGCGTTTCCTGCACTTTCCAAATAAGCCACTTGCTCTCAAGTCCTTGTCTAAGGGTCCGCTTCTGGGAGGACCCAAATTTCAGCTGTTACTTAAAAGGTCACATGATTCAAAAGATTCCAAcgtgagggacttctctggcagtccagtggttaagactccacgctcccactgcGGGGGgtacgggttagatccctggttgggaaactaagatcccacgtgccacgcaaaaaaaaaaaaaaaaaaaaaaaaattccaatgtgTTGGATTCATCAAAAGGTGCTCATCAGGTGATTTCCCTGGAAGGTAGGGAAGGGTGTCAGCTGCTGGCTTGGCACCACGACCTTTTGATTTCTCAAGGTTTTCAATTCTTTAACGTCAGGATAGTGCCACACCATGAGAAGGTCACGAACACGAACTCTTCAGAGGCTCTGCTTTCCCGCCTGTCTGAGGAGCAGGCAGGGACCCTGTATTGTCTCACTGCAGGACACGTGATTTATGGGAATAGAGAACCAAGGATGTGATGTGAACTATAGTTCGTATCCTTATGAAATATTGAAGGGGATTCTGGAAGCACATTGCCTTTTTGCCTGATGCACAGTAAAATCTCAATAACTAtcagatgggtgggtggatggatggatggagggatataatttccatttttttgtaaTTACAATTGTATTTGTCTGTGTCTGAGTGGGCATTGGCATCCCCCAAACTTCCAGCCACTGGGATAAAccctatcatttttttaaaatcaatttaatatTGCCAGACCCAAGACAGGGTTATCAGTGATTCTTCATTGAGGTGGCTGAGGCCATTCTCTTAATAACATACCGGAAGAGCTGTCATCTCAGTCCTTGGCATATGTCTTTGGTGGGTTATTGGTGACCCATAGGTGATCTCATAAGATTGATTAAACATACTCCCTTCTGTATTTTTTGAATAGAAGATTGTGATTTCAGTGATTGCGGAGTGAAGATATCTTTTCCCCCTccattcctctgccatctcaccTTTGCCATCTATTCATGTACCAGCATCTTCAaaaccaaaccagacaaagaaatgTTGAtgggaatatttattgagcccctacagTGCACTCCAGGAAACATATAACCACCCCCTCGTTTGCCTTCTCCAAAGACACCTTTGGATGTGAGCTGACAAACATCACAATGCACATGTGCAAgggtcttcctgcctctccccgcTTTGAGCCTCTGCTGAGGGCAGAGAGGATGGAGATGGGCCCAGAGAGGTTACAGTAGCAGGAGGGACAGAACGATAGGGTGTGATTGGTCATTTTCTCTGGGAATCTATCTGGGGCCACGCTGTGGCCTGGTCCCCAGGAGACCAAGGGACTTCCCCAGGAATCTTCTGGTTCTTCTCAGGCCCTCCCTGGGCAGCGGggcctccacactgttctcctcAGAGCTGGAGCCAAGGGACGAAGCTGAAATCCTGCCGTCCTCGCAGGATGGCCGGTGGCCCTGGCACTCCTGTCTGCCAGGTGACTTGAGGCTTTGGTTGTAGAAGGCAGAGGCCAGGCATTCAGCCGCTGTCTGGTCACAGACACAAAGCAGCTTCTCACACAGGCTCTGGCCTACACCTTAGGGGGCAAGAACAGGGGAGCAGGCCTGAGACACCGCAGGGTGCTCGCCCCTTCCGCCCTGTACTCCCCGGCTCCGTCCTGAACCTCTTGGTCCTGCGTCCACTGAGTCCTCTACTGGGAATATTCTTAACTTTCTCCTCCTGGTTAGCGCATACTCTTCCGTCAGGAATCCACCCGGCATCCCCCCACCACGTCCAGAAAgcttcctccagcccctctccagcccctctggCTAAAGGGAGTGTCTTTCCTGTGGGTTCCCATCGCATCCTACCCTATGGTTCTCACTGTCACAGcagaaatacatgtatttttatttgctccgTCTGGTGACCCCACTTCATTTCTTGAAGGTTTCAATGCATGTAGTGCGGGTTGGCACGCAGAACACGCGTGTGATTGAAAGGAAATAATGTATTTGAAGGTGCTCGGACGTAGGCAAGCATTCTGCAAACGTTATCCTTGTCTGTGGTTTTCAAAGACGTATTTGgtccatttaatgtttttttgtcTGATCCTACCGCGAAGTATTCGTCAACCAGAACTTTTCTCATCACACTGACCCTCCACATCTCCTACCCTGGCCTTCACATCAGCCCCAGACATACTCGTTGCATCTCCACAGCGGGAGGCAGAAAGAGGAGACATGGAAGAGCAGAGCGGACCCAGACCTGAGCCTGTTCCCTAGAGCAGCTCTGCACTTGGGCCCCTGTGCCTTATGTGGGGTGGCCCGGAGCAGGCTCCGAGATGCCCTCATTTCTCACAACCCGACACCTGCAGCTGCTACAGGACACGGTGCTCAGGGCTCACAGAGGGTCGGAACCAGTTTACGGAAGCCCTGTAGGAGTTTGAACACCACACACAACCTTCCTGGATTCAGTGAGACCAGAGGGATGAAGGCGCCTTTAGCTGAGCAGGTGGGACCTCAAGGCGTGATTGCATCACAGACAACGATCATCTGGTCCTGTCGCTCATGGGTTCTAAACCCACCCCTGGCTTCTCACCCCCTAGAGgacaaaatgtaaatgtttcagCCTTGGGTTCGTGATCTGGTACCTGTCTCGCCAGCCTCACCTTGCATCACCATGGTCCCGCGACTCCCACTATCTCTTCCCGAAATATAGAACCACGTGTCGTTCCCAAACTGCCAGGAGTTCCCCAAAGGCCAcagtctttctcttcctttttcttggaaCACCCACACCCAGCACGGCCACCTGGGAACCTGTTAACCTCTTGGAAAACCTCCTTCACTGCCCTTCTAACTTCTCCCAAATTCTCCCATCCTGGCTGCCGTATTCCGCGGGCTCAAAAACCCCTTTCACCACGGTCCTGGGCACCTGTACCACCTCGTAGCAATACTAGTGATAATAGAAGAGTCCCTTGCTTGTCTCTCTTCCTTGCGGGCTGTGAGCAGTTTGAGGCAGGGATCATGTCTGTTCACTGTGTTCCTAGGTCCCGATGGAGTTTTTTTGGATAAGCAGATaattgggtgaatgaatgaatgagtaagtgaCATATAAAGCACAGAGCTCCCTCCTGGGAGGTGAGAGGCACACACGATCCTCCAAGGCTGGGATTCCtggaggctgagggaggaggTGGCACTGGAGCCTCAGCCTGGGCCTTCCCCAGATAAAAAGTGAGGGTGAGACAAACCCTCTCAGGGCTCTCGAGAAATGCTATAGGGACCATTTCCTTTTAAACTGCAAAGGGTAAGGGAAATACATCCACTGATGTACATGGGGAAGTGCAGCCAGAGAATGGAGATGAAGCCAGTTGTAAAGCAAGCCCAACAGAGTGAGGCTCCTGAGGGTGGGGCTGTTTCCAAATATCCCCCCCACCAGGCCCTGAATGGCCATGGAGGCACCTCCGGCTTCCACACCTGGGAGGAGTGGAGGTGCAGGCCCACCTCTTCCTTCAGCCAGAGACACTCCCCTTTTTATGGGCTTCTTAGGGGACCTCACTTGGGAAAAGTGTTCTGCTTCTCAGGAAAAGAGACCCACTGGCTCAGTGAAGACTCGGTTCTGGGTCTGAGGCTCTATGGTTTCACAGTTCCAGCCCCAGTTCTATCACCTCCTTCTACCTGTGGGGTCTTGGACCTCAGTCGccacctctgtaaaatgggaagtcTCGTGGTGCTACCTCATAGGATTGGTGTGAGGTTGAACTCTGTTAATACACATGAAAAACTCAGAAGAGCACATGGGAAGCACTCCGTAAGCATGGGTGATTTACATTATTCCCCGTCTGCTcttactggctctgtgactttTGTCAGCTGACTTAGCCTCTTGAACTTGAGTCTCCTCCTCAGTGGAACAGGAGTACTAATGTGTGCCTCAAagttaagaaacattttaaatcacattagAGATAACAAGTGCTTGGGAAAGCATCTATAAGATGAGCTGTGGTCCTGATGCTGACTTGAATGAAAGAATAACCCACTATGCTGGCTCACAGCACTTACACTTGGGGGTACCATCCACGCATACCACTGGTGATCGAGGAAGCCTCTCGAGCAGGCAGTCCAGCCTTCTCACCTGCTCCAGGCAGCAGTGATGGGACAAACAGCACCTAAGAGCAAGGAAAATCGCTTACTGCCTAGAGCCCCCAGCTGTCCCCAGAACTCCCTCCAGGCCTGCTTATCCCATACTCCCTATATTGATGAGAGAAGCCAGTGCCTCCTTTCCAGTGCCACTGGACTCATTTATATACATCCCAAGGGCCACCATGTATGGCTGTTCAGGTTGTGGACTGCACAAGGATGCCACATCTAAGGCAGTGTCCATCACACCGGATGTATCttactcttctttaaaaaactcGGTGTTTTTATTGTGACTCTGTTGACTGAAAAGATGGGTGACTTGCATATTTATTACAGTAATTTTccaaaagatggaaataaagagtCTTGAGGAAGGGGTACCACTTCTAGCATACCATATGGGCTAAAAATAACCCACTCTCTCCAACCTTTTACATAATAGAACAGTTAATCTCACATCCATAAGGTACCCCCTTTGTCCATAGCCTTAAAAGAGAACAGAGTAACTATCTCGAACGTAAATAAATAACTGATCTAGGAAGGTGTCCAGCAAAGAGCAAGACCTCAGGAAATAGATGAGAATGGATCATGTTCTTGCTTTTTAGACCCACCCATCTGGCCTGATAAAGCCTCACAGTGTGCCCCCAGCTGGTGGACACCCCGAGGGAACTTGTGATGGCTCCAACCCATAGGAGGCTACAATTGCTCCTTAAATCCTCTCTCTTCAACTCTCCCCTGTCCTTTAACCACTCTCACTTGGTCCTGGAGGCCACAGCCGGAGGCAGGGTCAGGCAGACTTGTGGCTTTTCGGTAGTGCTTGTGTTTGACCACGTATGGGCTTCACCACCCATTCCATGGTGCCGGCAGTCGGAGGAGGAACAATCCACCTCTCACATCACATTAGCCTGTGTGGGATGGGAACTGCAGCCCCCATTCTACTGTTATGACAGCCGAGCCACTGTCTTGTGTGGCATTCGGCTGGGGTGGGTGGCGGTGGATAGTTAGTAATAGTTAAAATCTAAAGTCAGTGAATCAGAAATCATATATGATCCAAGTACCCTTGAAAACCATTCATATGTCTCAGGATATAAAGTATGCATGGTTTGGAAAAGACACCGTTGCAGAAAATAATATCATTTTGACTAACCCTTCCTTGTTCAAGGCTATGgctttccatttttccatttcttcctaatGGATGTCAAGGAAGCTGTATCATAGCTCACTTGCTGCCTGGTCAAATCTCGTATTTTTTGTGAAATATGGTCAGTAGTCAGGAAACCTCTTCAACAGCACCCCCATATTCTTTCCATAGGGTTCAGCAGAACACAGTGACTACTGCTACCCAAATTTCTATTTTGCCTTATCTCACTGAGTGCTGTGGACTCAGGAACAATCCTTAAATGGTTCTCTGTCTTGGAGAGTAGTGGGCATGTTGTCAAGCCCCTTGATGAAAACACAGTGATTCCACAATGTGGTATACACTTTGCTAGAATAAAAACTTCTTCACTGTCACCTGGTGGGAGGTAAATTTTCTGAAGTCTGCCTGGGCAGCAGAGCCCCTGATTTCCCGGAATACCCCGCAAAGGTTGCATGATGGGGCGGGATGACTGTGCAGTGGAGACAGGAGAGCTGTTGTGGAGGTAGGTGGGTGCGTGAGTCATACAGCCATGCAGACACCACGTGACCTGCAGTGGACACGTTCCATGTTCCTGCCAGTACTGTATCCCTTTGTGTTAACTACAGTAAGACTCGTCTTCACTCTCAGCTATAGTTGTTGATTCTCCCCTGGCAAGCCCAACATTGGAGGTGGACATACACAATTTCACTAGAGCTCTAACTGGCTGTGAACTGGGTGAGTTTAGTCTTTAAACCTGATCAGTTCTGCTCTCAGCATCTTCCTCTAACTCATCTCCAGGCTGAGTTCCCCATCGTTTCCTCGGTGTCCCCACTGCATTTGTTACAGCAGGTGGTACTTGGTTGAATTGTCCATGTCTCTCACTCAGCAACGTCCCATGGGGCAGAGGCAGTTTGTTTTAATCCGCTTTGTTTAGGTTTAATCCTTTTTATgtctccagcacctagcacagtgcccaaCACAGAGCAAAAGCACAATAAATGTAGGCTGCATGCCTatataaatgaaggaataaattgATGAATGCATGAGGTCAGTGAAAATTCTTCCAAGAACAGTAGGTAAAAAATTTGACAATTATGCTTAAAAGTTGTTGAGAAGCTCATTTCAGTGTGTCATCCTGCAGAGCAAATCAACTGGGGACCCCAATTCTAATGCTGCTCGTTGCAAAATAGGCAGATTTGGGGTCTTCTGAAGTGTCTTTGCACATTGACCCTCATAGAGCAGCTGGGCAGTATTCGTGGTGGAGCTCTAGACCAAATCGAAAGATCTGGGtctgcctggctctgcccctttgTGGCTGAAGGACCTCAGACAGGTCAGCCTCAGAGCCTCAACTGCTCATCAGGAAAATGGGACCATAATGGCAACAAGCCCTCCTGAGTGAAATAATGGTACTCGGCGAGCTCTCTGTGAGCCCGAAGCGATGCCCGACATCGAGGAAGGCTGTCATCTCTCGCTGCAGCATCAACACCGCCCACCCGCCATCCTCACCCGGCCGTACCTGTCCAGAGCGTCCCTTGGCTCGCCTTGTCCTTCCTGCCCGCAGTAACAGCCGTAAGATTCAAATTCCTCCGGGCACCGGGATGTCAGACAAAAGAGCATCTCTCCAAGCTGTGGCATCACCCGAGTGTTGTCCCCGCTTCCCAGGTGCAGGAAGGTGAACCTGTCACAGGCTGATGAGAAACAACGACTCTGTCTCTCTATCTggcctccttctcctctcccctcctcagccTGCTCCTTGTGCTAAGCTAGGCGAAAGTCCACTGTGCAAACTCCATTGTCCTCAGTTCAGAGGGGGAAGAACCACGAAGCCGGAAGCCTGCGCAgggctcctccccagcccccctctCGAGAGCCTTGCATGCGTGGAGGGCTTGCCCAGGCATGAGCAGAGTCCTCCTGTGTGTCCCACTGGCTGTGGCTGCTTGCCGGTGCGGGGCCTTTGCCAAGGCACCCGAGGGAGGAGAACCATCCAAACCCAAGTGTTTCATTCTTTCCAGCAAACCACGCTGCGCATGACGCCAAGCTCTTTCCTTCAGGGCTAATAAGAGCGACAAGAGCCCTCGGTCAGGGGTTCCTTTCCCCGGCCCGGCCTCCAGCCGCTGATGGCTGCAGGCTCATCTGCCCGCTCTGAGAATCGAAGTGCTCAAGCGGCAGGAGGGATGGCGCCTCCCAGTGGCACCAAGTGGGACGGTCACAGTGCGATGCGGTAGCCGAAGGGGCTTGGTTAAGGACTTCACCAGAGGATCCCGAGGCCGGGAGAGGACAGACATCTCTGCCTGCTTCTGCTCACCTTTTCCAGATGTCTCCTCAGGACCACTTCTGATGGATGACACAGCCAACCCCAGAGATTTAATGCCAGCAGGGACGATGGTTGCACCTTTAGCTGTGGCAACAATCTCTGCAGACCCTGAAAACACATACCTTTATGGTCCATATCTGAACAGTGGTTCAAGAAGAGGTTTGCAGATGGACATGTAGTCAGGGCCAAATGCAGACAGAGCATCGGGAGAGTGTCTTCAAACTGGGTCTACAGGCATCAGGGCAGAGCCTCGGGGATCCATGGACACTACGTGAGAATCTGCAAATTTCCTACGATAACATTAAAACTGACAGGACCCCAAGCTAGGCCACCTGGATGACACCTCGTGGGCGAGAAAAGTCATAGCCTCTCAGGCCTATATTTGTGCTGTGTTTGCCATCATGAGCCTGCCGAGTGAAGGTCCATGATGATGCTCGCGGGTGAAGAGATGAAAAGAATGGTGGAGAGGTTAAGCCAACTCACAGTACTCAGTAATGCAAACTCCTCGGAGCACTGCACCAGCTTCTCTTCATACTCAGAATTAAGTGCAAGGTCCTCTCCATGGCTGTCAAGGCTGCCCGTGATGTGGCTCTGCCTGCCCCAGGCAGGCTCCCTGGCACTGTCTGGATCTCCCTTTGCTCTCAGACCTCAGTCCCACCAGCTCCTTTGGCTGGAGGCAGAGAGGTCTCCAACCCACAGGCCAGATCTCCAGCCCAGTGTGGTCCGGACCAAGGGAGCCTCAGTAGGCCCCGTGCCCACTCATCTGCTGACCCAGGCTCAGCTCCCAGAGCTCTGGGTAAGACCTGGGCCTCTGACTTGCAGTCCTTCCCCAAATCCACCATATTGGTTTGCTTTATACGTCTGGGCTTGTCTCAGCTTGCTCAACACTGGTCCTCATGGGTTAGAAGCAGACCTTTAGTAGTTCTGTCGTAACCTCAGTCTCCTAGGTTTAGTATCCTGCCCAGCTCTCCAACCCCACGAAGGTGAATCAGAGGGAACAGTGGAAAATAATGAGCTAccttaattttctattaaaaatgggtacaggttttttgtttacttgttttcaaATAATAGTAGGCACTGTTGGCCCCTGGCATGTGCAtatgaatgtaaattggttcagttTTTCTCCAGGGCAATTTGGCAACATATTGAGAGCCCTGAAATGATTATACCTTTtatccagcaattcaacttctaggCATTTATCAGAAGTGGATGGGCATAAAGCAAGTGCATatctattatttataataacacatGTTGGAAATAATTGGTTAAACAGTTAATAGGATTCCATACAAGAAACTATTGCACAGCCTCTAAAAATCatgttacagaaaaatatttcatgtcagGGGAATATCTTCTCATTGCATGAAGTGATACAATGCAGACTGCAAAACCGTGGCTGCCAAGTGgtctcaaattcattttatttatgttcaCAGATGTGCTCACTGTGGGCCGGGGCAGACTGGGAGAAAGCATCctcaaatattaaaagtagctaCTTTTATAATGTGGATTTAAATAGACAACTAAGTacagttttctatatttttctaaatgcatCTCTTTAGCAGGTAGGTTTCAGTATCTTCCTACTAATGGATCTGTTTTCTAATTGCACTTGTCTAATTTTGGGCTGGGGGATATAAAAGTAAATTGGCttcaatgatttctttcattctcgGGAACACACTTGATTTCATAAACATATGGGGGACaacaatatatataacatatacaaagCTGAGCATGCTTACCTGGAGAAGGTGTGGCCCTTGCATCTTCTGTGTCTTCCTGGACTTGGCCTGGTTCTGCCcctagaagaagagagagggagtaaGCATTAACTCCAGTCTGTCCCATCTTGGTCTCCAGAGGCAGCTCCCATCCCACTGAGCCCAGGAGGCAACGTGCTCCTTGCTCTGACCCTGGTCGCCTCCCAGGAGAGCTGGTGAGGGCAGGGTCCCTGCTGAGCTAAAAAAACCCCAGACTCAGGCTTGC
Proteins encoded:
- the OC90 gene encoding otoconin-90 — translated: MIVLLLVGMLMAPHGAAHPLDTPHLPWELPPGLSENINMTFLNGVFKNVGGVAEIFDCLGSHFTWLQDVFTNFPALLQFVSGMKCVAGLCPRDFEEYGCACRFEMEGLPVDESDSCCFQHRRCYEQAAEIDCLQDPAKLSTDVNCVSKSITCESGDACEHLLCTCDKAAIECLAQSSINSSLNLLDTSSCLAQPPETTSRKELLTLLPRVVPVEPTDSSLTALSGEDEHAGTGAEPGQVQEDTEDARATPSPGSAEIVATAKGATIVPAGIKSLGLAVSSIRSGPEETSGKACDRFTFLHLGSGDNTRVMPQLGEMLFCLTSRCPEEFESYGCYCGQEGQGEPRDALDRCCLSHHCCLEQVRRLDCLLERLPRSPVVCVDGTPKCVGQSLCEKLLCVCDQTAAECLASAFYNQSLKSPGRQECQGHRPSCEDGRISASSLGSSSEENSVEAPLPREGLRRTRRFLGKSLGLLGTRPQRGPR